A genomic stretch from Hoplias malabaricus isolate fHopMal1 chromosome 4, fHopMal1.hap1, whole genome shotgun sequence includes:
- the LOC136695428 gene encoding H-2 class I histocompatibility antigen, alpha chain-like: MGAAGLWVFVLFGVLHLSLGDKHTLFYLFTAQSNHSVNNIYQFSAETLLDDTQVDSYSSQDGIRTPKQSWVKEIEESVWKDGTEKLTYDGKLLNKFLVTQMKFSGHDPSDNHVLQWRFGCEGEKLSDGSVSTLNCINQFAYDGEDLISYDWTLKKWTVSAGQDTELEKRWNSENGNPLLMICVDSLNWLKIYLLHSPTETKPTAPDVYVFVKRSQTESSRLTLTCLATGFYPKDLKMRLRRSNTSLPDHLLTSSGVRPNGDGTYQLRKSVDVQEEDAAGYDCYVEHSSFQEPVIKPWDGEHSSGDVGVITGALVVVWLVVMAVFWLIMFLKKKRINRSARTPPPSPQSIDVKIPLRFVENSDRFLQIPDSLMKLNGSSVEKKPDEYTVMCENEEQGDID; this comes from the exons ATGGGAGCAGCTGGACTTTGGGTTTTTGTGCTGTTTGGAGTTCTGCACCTTTCTCTCGGAG ataaacacactcTATTTTACCTCTTCACGGCCCAGTCAAACCACTCTGTGAACAACATCTACCAGTTCAGTGCAGAGACTCTGCTGGACGACACACAGGTAGACTCCTACAGCAGTCAGGACGGTATCAGGACTCCTAAACAGAGCTGGGTGAAGGAGatagaggagagtgtgtggaaaGATGGGACTGAGAAGCTGACGTACGATGGGAAACTCTTAAACAAGTTCCTTGTCACTCAGATGAAGTTCTCTGGCCATGATCCGTCAG ATAATCATGTTCTACAGTGGAGATTCGGCTGTGAGGGGGAAAAGCTTTCTGACGGATCAGTTTCAACTTTAAACTGCATTAATCAATTTGCCTACGATGGAGAAGATTTAATCTCTTATGACTGGACCTTGAAGAAGTGGACAGTCTCAGCTGGTCAAGACACTGAACTGGAGAAAAGGTGGAATTCTGAAAATGGAAATCCTCTTCTAATGATATGTGTTGACTCTTTGAACTGGCTGAAGATTTATTTACTCCACAGCCCTACTGAAACCAAGCCAA ctgctccagatgtgtatgtgtttgtgaagaGATCTCAGACTGAGTCCAGCAGACTGACCCTGACCTGCCTGGCCACGGGCTTCTACCCCAAAGACCTGAAGATGAGACTGAGGAGATCCAACACTTCACTCCCTGACCATCTACTAACATCCTCAGGAGTCAGACCCAATGGTGATGGAACCTaccagctgaggaagagtgTGGACGTCCAGGAGGAAGATGCAGCAGGATACGACTGTTATGTGGAACACAGCTCCTTCCAGGAACCAGTAATTAAACCCTGGG ATGGGGAACACTCTTCAGGTGATGTCGGTGTGATTACTGGAGCCCTGGTTGTGGTGTGGTTGGTGGTGATGGCTGTGTTTTGGCTCATCATGTTCCTTAAAAAGAAGAGGataaaca GAAGTGCAAGAACTCCTCCCCCGTCTCCTCAGTCCATAG ATGTGAAGATTCCTCTGAGGTTTGTGGAAAACAGTGacagatttctccagattcctGATTCACTGATGAAACTAAACG GTTCCAGTGTTGAGAAGAAACCTGATGAATACACAGTGATGTGTGAGAATGAAGAGCAGGGAGATATAGATTGA